From the Nostoc sp. PCC 7107 genome, the window TCTGACGCAATACAAAGTCAATGCCCTTGCTATGTAACCAATTTGCTAGTTTTATACTGTGGAATTCTCTATCTCCCAGTACCAGCATTTGATATCCCTTAAATAACTGCAATAGTGGACGAATTAATTTTTCTGCTCTCCCAAATTGCTACATCCTTTTTTAGGTAACAATAGCCAGTACACAGGTATTGCTCTTTTTGTTCTATTAAACTAATTACAAATACATTTTGTGAACGCCATTGTGTTCTATCAATCGCAAATATTAGCCGTTTCTCTCCTCTTTTCAGTACTATTTTTCACCCATCGTTTGAGCAGGGGAAACCACAGATATGGAATCGACAACTGAGGTAGTAGTAAAAATCTTTGTATACTCCGCCTCCGACTTTCAAATTTTATCGGTTGTGGAAATACTGTTGCTAGTTTCTCAATTGTCACAGTTTTATGAAATTGCAATAGCATTAGTAAGATTTCTAGCATCTTGTACTGTGCGGGTGTCAGTACATTTTGAAAGCAGTTTTGGTAGAATTTAGGTAACATTATCATTTGATAGGTCTTGTTGAGAATACCTGACCTATCTTTTTTTACCCCAAAACGGTCACGCTCCTCTATTTTCTTGGCTTCAGCCGCTTTGTCACCCCTTCAGATGAGAGATATAGCAGTCCGATTTGATTTTTGAACAAATCTATGCAAAGGCAAACAGCCGTACCCTACGGGAAGACGAAGCCTACGCCCCTACTAGTTTTTAGGATTTTTTATATTTCCGTCAAACCTCTTTAACGCAAACAGCGAATTGCGACTAATAGCCCTCTAGCTTTATTTAGCGTTTCTTCGTATTCTTTTTCTGGTTCAGAATCAGCTACCAAACCTGCACCAGCTTGAACACTAACGATGTTGTCTCGTAATACCATTGTGCGAATTGCGATCGCACTATTTAATTGTCCTTCAAAATCGTAATAGCCATACACACCAGAATAAACACCTCGGCGACTTGGTTCTAATTCGTTAATAATTTCCATTGCCCGAATTTTGGGTGCGCCGCTAACAGTTCCTGCGGGGAAGCAAGCTTTGAGTAAATCCCAAGCGGTTTTATTGGGGGCTAATTTACCTACTACATTACTCACGATGTGCATCACATGAGAGTAGCGCTCAACTACCATCAATTCATCAACTTTCACACTACCGCTTTGGCAAACTCGCCCCAAATCATTCCGTCCTAAGTCAACCAGCATAACGTGTTCGGCAATTTCCTTGGGGTCTTGGAGTAAATCTTCAGCAAAGGCCGCATCTTCTTTGGTTGTTTTACCCCGTGGACGTGTACCTGCTATGGGGCGGACTGTGGCGATAATACCCTCATCTGGGTCACATTCCGCCTTCACCATAACTTCGGGACTGGAACCGATAATCTGCCAATCCTGAAAGTGAAAATAAGCCATGTAAGGCGAAGGATTAATTTGTCGCAGCGAACGGTAAAGGGCAAAGGGGTCGCCTGTGTATTCTGTAGAGAGTCTCTGGGAAATTACAACTTGGAAGATATCGCCTGCTTTGATGTAGTCTTTGGCCTTTTGGACACTGGCGCAAAATTCAGCGCGGGTGAAGTTGCTGCTGTACTCTAATTCGGTGTTTTCTGCTTTTTGATTACCGGGAGGTGTCCATTCCAGGATTGTTTTTTGTGGTGACACTGGTAGAGATAACTTAGTGACCAGATTAGTCACGCGATCGCAGGCTGTTTGATACGCCAAGAGTAAATCTACATTCGGGTCACGTAAATCAGAATATGCGATCGCCCAAATTTTCCGTTTTACTTGGTCAAAAATGATTAATTGGTCTACCTGCATCCATAACCCATCGGGAATATTGCGTTCATCTTGGGGATGGATTGGGACACGCGGTTCAATCCAGTTAATCAATTCATAACCCCAAAAACCAAATAACCCTCCAATTCCTGGTGGTAATTGGGGTAACTTGATAGGCTGATAAGGCTCAATACATTGGGCTAAAGCTGTAAAAGGATCGCCAGCAAACACAACTTGCGAACCATCACGGTGTGTCTGGGTAGTTGTTTCTCCTCTGGCTTCCAACACCCACAACGGATCGCATCCAACAAAACTATAGCGTCCGATTTTTTCCCCACCTTCCACCGATTCCAACAAAAAGCTATAAGGCTGTCCAGCACAAACTTTGTACCATGCAGAGACTGGTGTATCTAAATCTGCCACCCATTCTTGATACACCGGGACAAAGTTACCTTGCGAAGCTAATTGAGCAAAATCAGAGAAATCGGGAAAAATCATAAACTGTTATGGAATTGACGATTGGGGACTGGGCAGGATAAACATTTCCGCATCAAGGCTAAGGTATGAAATTAATTTCATACTTTACACTTCACACTTTATACTTTTTCTTACCCAGTCCCCTGAAACCTATACCTATTTTCTAGGCATCATAGGTTTGTTTACCGCTGAATTTGAGTGCTGAGGGTTCAGGATTTTGGCCAATGCGACGGGGTACGTGACGTACCTTCTCACGGCCTGCGTTAACTTTTTCAGGGAAGACACCATCTGCTGGGTGAATGAAGGTGGTTTCTCCGCTGGGTAAAATCCGGTAGATTTTGTAATCTGTGATTTTGAACTTGCGGAGTTGACCGCCCAAAGCAATGCCGTATTCTTTACGAGCTAAGTAAAGCAAGTTTTCGCCTTGGTTCATGGTAGCAGCGCCACCTGTAGGTAATTCAAATACCTGTGCCTTGGGGCTTGTCCAAGTGATAGCGTACTTTTCTTCCTCTTTTGCTTTGGTGAGTAAGCCGCCAGTACTACCAGCAAACAGTGGGGTTTTTCCAGAAAGTGTTTCTGCCATAGAGCATTCTCTCAAGGTTTTTAGGGCATCGTAACACCGCCATTACGATCATATTGCGATCGCGTCATAGTCTGTAACAGTTTTTAGTTTAAAGTCAAAACTCCATAATCTATAGTCCAGCAATCTGTCAAATTCACTCTTTACCAAAAAACAGCGAATGATCATCAACAAAAAATGAACTTCACCCAAAAACTGAAATTCAGACTATATAAAACTTTACATGATTGGTTGCTTATTAACGCTGAGTAACTTCGTTGAGTGCCTCTTGAAGTACTTCATCACTCACACCGTGGCGCTTTAAACTGGTAATCAACGCAGATACTGTATCACCTTCTAATCGTTCCAAGTCTGTCCTTAGTCCTTGTCCAATATAAGCACGCACCAGAGGTTGATATCCAGAAAAACCAAGCAACGGTGCAACGCGCTTCAAATCCTCAATCACATCTTCGGGAATACGAATTGTAATTGTCGTCATAGGACGATTTTTATCCAGGCGCTTTTTTAAAGCTTCAACCTTCATAATATTCTCGCTCCTTGCGTGTCGCTTTACGAGCCGAAATAATCCGAATTATGTCGTTTTCACGCTCAATGTAAACAACGTACAAAAGATTCCATCGCTTGTCTAAACCAATAACAGCATCTCGCGCCTCATCATTGCGACTCGCATCAACAACTACAAGCAAAGGATCAAAGAAAGCTTCTGTAGCTTGTTGAAATGTGACACCATCATGGTTGATTGGGTTGATCCTGGCTTTTTCATCATTCCAGACGAAGGTAATGCCGTTGAGTACGAAATACACATCCATACCTTGGAGTGTAAGCAGAATGTATTTACATTGTCAATACGTTATTATGTTGTGGGTGGATTGATTCGACATTTTTTATACTAATTCGCTATACATATTACGAGATTGGCGTTCACAGTTCAACTATGCTTTGTGGGCTTCTGCATAAATCTGTAGTGCCACAGCCATTTTCTTTTCATTATCCTGATTCTAAACTTGAAACCAAGCTAGTGTCTTGATATCTAGTTAAATAAAACGTTCAATGGCTCTACACGTTTCCTCCAAAAGCATATAGCTAGTAACTAATAGCTTGCACCAAATATCTTTTCTTTATGGTATTCAATAAACTCTCTGCTAATACTATGACCAGTATTCATACGAATCTCACTGATATTAAGCTTGATAACTCCATAATCAAGCATGACATGATGGTTAGGACATAACACAATAATATTGTTCGCTATATCAGGGCCATTATGACTTTTCTGCATATTAAAAGTTAAAGATATTCACCATTAACCATTGACTATTTACTTTTCACCTTTGTCCGCTTTTCTTCCTGGCTACCTAGAACAATGGGAATGGTGAAATGAAACTGGCTACCTTGGTCTTTACCTGTGGACTCTGCCCAAATTTCTCCTCCCCAACCATTGACAATTTGCCGACAAATTGCAAGCCCCAAACCTGTGCCGCCAGCGGTACGCCGTAGCGCTCCTTCTTCTTGATAAAAGCGGTCAAATACTACTTCCAAGCGATTTGGTTCAATCCCTCGCCCTGTATCCGCCACAGTGACTTCCACCGTCTGATTAACATGAATGGCATAAAGGGAAATTTCCCCCTCAGATGGCGTAAATTTGCAGGCGTTGTCGATGAGTTTTGCCAATACTTCCACTAACCAATCGCCATCGGCTTTAACTAAAGGCAGGTTATCAGGAATTTCCGCCTTGATTTTTGGTGGATTTTCCATTGTGGGGCGAGTGCGAATGCGGCTGAGTGCTAAATCCACACACTCTTGTAAAGTGAGTGATTCGGGGTGCCATTCCACACGGCCACTTTCTAAGTTAGACAGGGTGAGAAAATCCTGGACGAGTTTTCGCATCCGTTCGGAATCGGTCAGGGCTGTATTTAACATTACCTGCTGTAATTCCAAAGGCATATCTGGCTCGCTGGCGAGGCTTTCTAAGCAAACTTGAATAGTAGATAAGGGGGTACGCAGTTCATGGCCTGTAATGGCAATCAAGTTACTACGGGTGCGATCAAGGGCTTCTAGCTGTTGGTTGAGTTCTTCGAGATTGGCGTAGGCTTCGGCTTGAATTAAGGCGGCTCCGATTTGGGTGGCGATCGCTTTGACCAAATCAAATTCCCCTGGTTGCCACTGGTGGGGCGGTACGCTGCAATAGTGTAATTCAATAATCCCTAGCAGTCGTCCCTGAGATAACACTGGTTCCATCAGCCAAGAACGAATACTAAATTTTTTGGCAATTAAGGTAAGGGCTGTGGAATTACTGATCCGCAAGTCGTTCAGAGTGTCAGCCACACAAACACCCTCACCTTGCTGCACAACTTCCTGAAATAACAGATTATTATCTAAATCCCAGGTTTGCCCATACACCGATAAAACCCCATCTGTCAAAAATTCGTGTTCAATTGTGGCTTGGGCTTCTGTAGCTTGAGCGCGGTAAATTAAACAACGACTTGCCCCTAAGTGTTGCCCTAATTCTTGGGCGGCGATGTGCAGAACTTCATGGGGATCGAGCGATCGCCGAATAGCTGTACCAATAGAATTGACTAAACGTTCTTTCCGTGCTTGGGCAATAATTGAGCGATAAGCTTTGTGCAATTTATACTGACTAGCTTGCAGATAAGTCACCAAGCGCTGCACAAAGGGGTCTGTATCAATATCACAAGCAAATTCGGTTTGTCCAATTTGCGAATACGTTCTTGGTTCCCCAATGCCAAACCGTTGCCTTGCCTCTTTGACTTTGCTGGCTAGGTCTGGTCGATAAACTATAATTCTGTCTAATAACAATTGTGCAGCTTTAATGCTGACTCCTCGCTCCGATGTCCAAACGCCCTCGAACCTGCGTGCTGTGTCTATGTCGAGTCCAGTGCTAAACTCTGGTACTTGTTGGTTTTTAGCAATGGAACCGAGGCTTTCTCTACAGACTAAGCAAGTAGCATAATTATCAGCAATTACTACTAAGTGCCACTCCTGAGTTAAAGCATCATCAGCTTCAAAGGCAACTTTTTCATAGTATTCTGAGCTATTGGCAAAGTCCGTTTCTGGTGCAGATAAAACGTATATTTGATTACTGCGTTGCGCCAGCCTTTGATAGCGATGAGCTTCTTGACGATAAAATCGCTCTCGTTGAAAGCTGGCAATTACCAAAGGCCTGTCTAAAGTTGCCGCCAAAACTTGATCTTCCATCGCGTGGGAGAGGGCGGTTAGTGATGCTTTGAAATATAGCTGGGGCCGCAGGTAAGGAATGAACTGTAGCAGATCACTCAGCACGGAAGTCGAAATGCTCATGAATATTGTTTAAGGAGCCACTTTCACAGAAAAAATCCACGTCACAGCTGCATTGTACAAATTACAATCCACTCTCAAACTAGGCCAAGACAGTGCATTATGTAAAGAATCCTAAATTGCACTGTTAAAAGGCAAAACACTTTTTTGTGTATTTTTCAGCTTTTACTCTTCAGATGACAAGTTACTCTGCCTAACTGTAGGAGGAGGAGTGCCTATAGGTTCCTTTACAAATATCCTAGTCGAGAGTGAAGGCAAGACCAATAACGGCTATAAATTCCGTGGGCATCTTAGCGCAGTTAAGCACAGACGTGGCATGGCCATTGGCTAAAGATGCTTGGTCTTCACTGAAATTTTGTTTGTTGATCTACATTTTGCCCATAGGGATGATTTAAATCCTCAGCTACTACGCTCAATATATATTCTCGGTCACATCTGCTCTTTCGTTAACCAAAAGTTGATCGAAACAGACTTCAGGAGCCGTAAATAATTCCGAATAGACTTCTGTGTTAATACGCCTAATCAATCTATAATTTACTGGGTTTTCCCTACTGATTGACTCTGACGGATGTATTCTGTAGCTTTGTCGCCAAAAATAGAAGAGAAAGCGAGTAAAGCGAGAGTATATACCAGGGTTGATTAAATCCCACTACAAATCCTGTATTATCAGCCTTGACTTTCACCCAATAAAATATAAAGTTATAAAGATTTATTATGTAAGTTTCGTCAAATAAGTTTTCCCTAACGTCTTTTTTCCAGTTCTGAGCAGTATTTTTTTGCTTAGAGTGTACTGCTGTTGAACTCATGAAAGTTACTACGATTACGACAACATAGACCTGTAAACGGAACTTTGGCGAATGACACCAGATTTGCTCATCACCCAAGATAAAATTTCCCTAGACGGAAAGACTTTTATTCCCGCAGAACAATTACCCATACCAGAGTGGCCTTGTGTTGTGAGTGAAAGACCACAACCAACTATGACGGTAAAAGATGATGATTTATTTTTGGTGACAGATACGATAGGGAACATTTCTGGCTGTTCTCTGAATGAAGGCAACCCCAGTATGGGATTGTTTTGTTGTGATACGCGATTTCTCAACCGGCTGGAATTGCAAATTGAAGGGCGATCGCCTATACTCCTGGGCAGCACTGCGGAAAAAGGATTTTCTCTTTCTGTTTTGTGTACTAACCCCAAAATTGACGATCGCCTCAAAGCTGAAAATGTCGGTATTCGCCGCGAAATTGTCCTCAATGGCGCACTATTTGAAGAAATCGAAGTATCTAACTACAGCACCACTACTGTCAGCTTTGAACTCAGTATTAGCTTTGACGCAGATTTTGTCGATTTGTTTGAAGTGCGGGGTTATGACCGAGATAATCGAGGTAAACTTCTACGTTTAGTAGAACCTACACCCGACAATGGAACCATGTTGAATGGTGATAGTTGTGGTTCTGTATCACCTCACCCTGAGATTCACAAAGCCGAGTTCTTAACATTAGCCTATCAAGGTCTAGATGGCTTAGTAATGGAGTCTCGTATCCAATTCCAGCATCGCCTACCAGATTACTTTAAAGGTTACACGGCCGTATGGCAGTTAGAGTTAGCAACTCATGCAACTCTCAAAATTGGCTACCGCATAAATTTGTTAACTAACAATACCTCTAGTTCTACTGTCAGTGCGGCTTTTACTCTAGGACAGGCTAAAGCCGCAGAATTGATGGAAAAACAAAATTGGGTGCAACAAATTACCCGCATTAGTTCAGATAAAAGTATCCTCAATCATGTCATTGACCGCGCAGAACAAGATATGTACTTGTTACGCCAGTCCTTTGGCAAGTACAAAACTGTTTCTGCTGGTGTACCTTGGTTTTCCACGTTGTTTGGTCGAGATTCCATCATTACGGCTTCCCAAACATTAATATTAAACTCGGAAATCGCTAAAGAAACCTTGCTGCTACTGGCAGCCCACCAAGGTAAAACTGAAGATGAATGGCGCGAAGAAGAACCAGGGAAAATTCTCCACGAATTACGTTTGGGAGAAATGGCTCGTTGTCAAGAAATTCCCCATACACCTTACTACGGTACAGTTGATGCGACACCCTTATGGTTGATGTTGTATGGAGAATACTACATTTGGACTCATGACCACGAAACTTTAGAACAGTTGTGGCCGAATGCTATAGCTGCAATGGATTGGATTGATAGTCATCTGCAAGCAACTGGCTATCTGAGCTACTATCGTAAATCTAAACGTGGTTTAACTAATCAAGGTTGGAAAGATTCAGGTGATTGTATTGTTGATCGTAAGGGAGATTTAGCTCATGGGTCAATTGCCCTCTGTGAAGTCCAAGCTTATGTCTATTCTGCTAAGATTCGCCTAGCTGAAATTGCCAGAATGAAGAAGCGGCTTGATCTAGCAGACCGTTGGCAAGAAGAAGCCAGAAATCTCAAGTTGCGTTTTAATCGAGACTTTTGGATAGAAGACCAAGATTTCTGCGCTTTAGCTTTGGATGGTGACGGTAAACAAGTAGATAGTGTTACATCTAACCCTGGACATTGTCTACAATTAGGCATCTTTACCCCAGAAAAAGCCTACAGTGTGGCTGAAAGGTTACGCGCACCTGATATGTTTAATGGTTGGGGGATTCGGACTTTAAGCAGTTTATCGCCTGCCTATAATCCGATGGGTTATCACATTGGTTCGGTGTGGCCTCATGATAACTCTTTGATTGCGATGGGTTTGCGATCGCTCGGTTTAATCGATCAAGCCTTGGAACTTTTTCAAGGTATACTCGACATGACGGGTACGCAGCCTTACCAACGCCCACCAGAACTTTTTTGCGGCTACGAACGCAATGGCGACAATGCCCCTGTACAATATCCTGTTGCCTGTTCACCACAAGCTTGGGCTACTGGTAGTGTATTTCAACTGCTGCAAATGATCGTCAATTTAGTACCAGACGCAAAAAATAACTGCTTACGAATTATCGACCCCGCCTTACCAGAGTCGATTAATCAGCTATCATTTCACAATTTGCGAGTTGGCACCACAATTCTAGATTTAGAATTTGAGCGTTCTGGTAATACTACTGCCTGTCGCGTAGCGAAAAAACGTGGTAATCTCCGCGTAGTTATAGAGGCTTAATCTTTAAATATCAAGTATTAATGATGAAGTATAAAATCCTTCTTCTTGGAGACTTTATACTTTATCTGCTATTTTTCCTGATTTTCACTCTTGTGTCCGGGAGAAGCTTCGTAAATAGCATCTAGCTGTTGTCTAGCATCTTCAACGTTAATTGAGCGCATAACTAACAGCGGTTCTTTAATAATATTGCCGGCGCTATCTAAGAATTCTGGATGGGGAACTGATTTTTTGGCTGACATATAACCTTGATTACCCATTGCGGAATATCTGACTGGGTAATTTCGTTCTCGGTCAAAACTAAACATAACTAGATTACGGATTAAATTAGCAACGGCGATACAAGCAAGAATCGTAAAAGCAAGAATGTAAAGTAGGTGCAACATAATATGGGTTTCCTCCAGGGGCAGCAAGTTTAAAAACCTTATACTGAAAAGCTTCGCTGATGTTGAAAATCTCAGCGGGTGTAAATGTTTAACGCACCAAAGATGCGCTTACGCTTATATTATTAATGTGAAAAAATTTGTTAACGGCTATCAGTTTACGGTAGCATAAGATACATTATTTGTTAATAAAAATTTTGTTAAGTATTTTATAGTATCTATGCGAATCATGTCATATATCGCTAGTACAAATTAGTCGCTAGACTTTAATTCTCTTTTTCTTGATGGAAGCGCATAGCTACCTTCCAGCAATCCGAAACTAATTGATGCCAAGGCATTAAAGTTGTCATATTAATCCCGACTTGTTGATTAGTGGCCGTAAATAGCATCTTTGCTGTATTTAATTCTGCTTGTGCTTGCTTGACTCGTAACAGCAGGTCAGATTGTTCTTGGCGACTCATAAATGAGAGTTGCTCAGTTTCCAAAAGGTGACGCGATCGCGCAAACCAATAGTCAAAGTCTTGTAACAAAGGCTCTAAGACAGTTTTTAGCAACTCAGTCCCTGGTAAATTTGAGTCCTGCATAGATCTGAAGGATACTTCTATTTTTCTAATTAATATTAACGTTTTTTACAAAACTTAACATTATTATATGCTATGTCTGTGGAAAGATAGCTATAAAAATCTGTCGTAATAGTTACAAAAATTCATTTTTAATAAAAATACATAATATTTCTCAGCTAAAAATCTTGAAAACTACAGGCTGTAGTCACGAAAAATGCTTGCCACAAGCTAGGATCAAGTTTCATACTCTCAGAGAATGCTAGAGTTCATCCAGTGCAGCTAAAAGCCTGTCAAGCTGAAACATAACCCCATGTTATATTTGGGTAAGATTTTCAGCAATTTAACTAATAAATTACTTTTTGCAATCACTTCGCCAATGGTTCAGCAGCCAATGTCGCCTAATCAAAATCTGCATCAAGCAGAACAACCAGAAAAAATTAAGTTACCCCGTACCAGCGAATCAGAGAACTTAAAAAAGATTCGCCACACAACTTCTCATGTAATGGCAATGGCAGTGCAGAAGCTGTTTCCCAAGGCGCAAGTTACAATTGGCCCCTGGATAGAAAATGGATTTTACTACGACTTCGACAGTCCAGAGCCATTTACTGACAAAGACCTCAAAGCCATCCAAAAAGAGATGGCGAAGATTATTAATCGCAAATTGCCAGTAACAAGAGAAGAAGTCAGCCGGGAAGAAGCCGAACGCCGCATTCAGGCAATCAACGAGCCTTATAAATTAGAAATTCTGGCAGATTTAAAAGAACCCATTACTATTTATCACTTGGGTGATCAATGGTGGGATTTGTGCGCCGGGCCTCATGTGGAAAATACTCAGGATTTAAACCCGAAAGCCATTGATTTAGAAAGCGTTGCGGGTGCATATTGGCGTGGGGATGAAACCAAAGCGCAGCTACAGCGGATTTATGGTACTGCTTGGGAAACTCCCGAACAACTAGCTGAGTACAAACGCCGCAAAGAAGAAGCACTACGTCGTGACCATCGCAAACTCGGCAAAGAATTAGGTTTATTTATCTTCTCCGACTTAGTAGGTCCGGGCTTACCTTTGTGGACTCCCAAAGGTACTTTATTGCGGAATATTTTAGAAGACTTCCTCAAGCAGGAGCAACTAAAGCGTGGTTATTTACCTGTAGTCACTCCCCACATTGCCAGAGTCGATTTATTTAAGACTTCCGGCCACTGGCAAAAGTATAAGGAAGATATGTTCCCCTTGATGGCAGAGGATGAAGCCGCCGCAGCACTTGAGCAAGGCTTTGTGATGAAGCCGATGAACTGTCCCTTCCACATCCAAATATATAAGAGCGAGTTGCGTTCCTATCGGGAACTACCAATGCGCTTGGCAGAATTCGGTACTGTTTACCGCTACGAACAGTCAGGGGAATTAGGCGGTTTAACTAGAGTCCGCGGCTTTACTGTGGATGATTCTCACTTGTTTGTCACCCCAGAACAGCTAGACGCAGAGTTCCTCAACGTAGTGGATTTGATTTTGTCGGTGTTCAAGAGTCTGCAATTGAAGAACTTCAAAGCTAGACTCAGTTTCCGTGACCCAGCTAGTGATAAATATATCGGTTCCGATGAAGCTTGGGAAAAAGCTCAAGGTGCGATTCGCCGGGCTGTGGAACAATTAGGAATGGATCACTTTGAAGGCATTGGCGAAGCTGCATTTTACGGGCCAAAACTCGATTTTATCTTCCAAGATGCGTTGGAAAGAGAATGGCAATTGGGAACTGTGCAAGTTGACTACAACTTACCAGAACGCTTTGATTTAGAATACGTTGCTGAAGATGGTTCGCGCAAACGTCCGGTGATGATTCACCGCGCGCCTTTTGGTTCCTTAGAACGGTTGATTGGCATATTAATTGAAGAGTATGCCGGTGATTTCCCCTTGTGGTTAGCACCTGTGCAAGTTCGATTGCTATCTGTAAGTGATGCACAGCTAGACTTTGCGAAAGCTGTAGTAGCAAAAATGCAGGCTTTGGGTATCCGTGCAGAAGTGGACACCAGTGGCGATCGCTTGGGTAAATTAATCCGCAACGCCGAGAAAGATAAAATACCAGTAATGGCAGTGGTAGGTGCGAAGGAAGTTGAAACAAATTCTTTAAGCATCCGTACCCGCGCTTCTGGGGAATTAGGCGCAGTTTCTGTAGATGAAGTAGTACAGAAATTGAAAGATGCGATCGCAAACTTCGACAACTTCTAGTAAAAACTAGGCTGGGTAACACCCAGTCTAAAAACTAATATTAACTAATCAGTCTATGAGTACCACAAAAGATAAAGTTCAATCTCTTTTGCCGCAACTACCAGATGATTGCTCAATTGATGATATTCAATACCATTTGTATGTCATAGAAAAAGTTATGCGAGGATTAGAAGTAGCCAAGACAGTAGGAACTGTTACTCAAGTGGAAGCTAAAAAGCAATTACGTAATGCCAGCCAAAGACATTTATCATGATTGTGTAAAAAACGCCCTTATTAAAGATGGGTGGCAGATTACTCATGACCCACTTAGCCTTAAGATTGGCAAGAAAGATATTTTTATTGACATAGCAGCAGAAAAACAAGGAACAAAGATAGCTGTAGAAATAAAAAGTTTTGTTGGAATATCAGAAGTAGAAGACCTCAAAAATACTCTTGGTCAATACATCTTGTATGAAAAAATTTTGCAACGTCTTGAATCAGAGAGAATTATTTATTTAGCTATTCGTGACACAGTATTTAACAAAATTTTTACAGAAGAAATTGGCAAAATTTTATTGGAAGAAAATACTATTAAACTAATTGTATTCGACTCGCAAGCGGAGGCAATTACCAAATGGATAGACTAAATAATTACCGAAATATAATCCGTAAAATACTCACATCATATCTCAACATTTCCTATGCCAATGCTGATATCCGTAATCGAGCAGCATTTGATTCAGAACATGACGAGTATTTGATTATCTCTGAAGGTTGGCAAGAGAAAGAACACTTGCACAGTTGTTTAATTCATATTGAAATTATGAATGGTAAAGTTTGGATTCAGTGCGACAATACCGAAGATGGGATTGCTAATGAACTTGTGCAAGCTGGTATTCCTAAAGAAGATATTGTTCTTGGATTTCACGAGCCTGATGTCAGGCAATATACGGGATTTGCCGTTGCTTAAAATACTTACTTGCGACACTTGGGTAAAGTAATTTGCAATTTTGAGAAAGATTAATTGGTATTTTAGAGTATAAAATTTGACGTTTATAGTAGATGAAGTTACAGTGGTGATTGCAAATTTTTGGCAGGAATAATAATGGATTTATCTCGTCTGGAATACATTAAGAATATAAGTGACGATGGGAAAAAATGGGCTTATGAGTACTACAAAGTTAGCGGATACTACCACTTAAACTTTAAACAGGGTAAAGGAGTAGAGAATCATGCCTTACACTTACCGAAAGGTGCATTAATAATCCTGTCTCAAAACCCATTCGATCAAGAGCGATACTTGACCCACGTAGTTGAACTGGTTAATGAAGGAAGCGAAGATAAACTCCAATGGAACGAATCAGATCAGTGGGGTATTTTTAGATGGGTGAAGGTTCATTGGGTAGCTGATTTTAATAACCCTAGTAATATTCCCCTTGATAAAGAAGTAATGCAAGCAGATTGGGGTTACTACAATACACAAGCAAAGTTACTAA encodes:
- a CDS encoding amylo-alpha-1,6-glucosidase, whose protein sequence is MTPDLLITQDKISLDGKTFIPAEQLPIPEWPCVVSERPQPTMTVKDDDLFLVTDTIGNISGCSLNEGNPSMGLFCCDTRFLNRLELQIEGRSPILLGSTAEKGFSLSVLCTNPKIDDRLKAENVGIRREIVLNGALFEEIEVSNYSTTTVSFELSISFDADFVDLFEVRGYDRDNRGKLLRLVEPTPDNGTMLNGDSCGSVSPHPEIHKAEFLTLAYQGLDGLVMESRIQFQHRLPDYFKGYTAVWQLELATHATLKIGYRINLLTNNTSSSTVSAAFTLGQAKAAELMEKQNWVQQITRISSDKSILNHVIDRAEQDMYLLRQSFGKYKTVSAGVPWFSTLFGRDSIITASQTLILNSEIAKETLLLLAAHQGKTEDEWREEEPGKILHELRLGEMARCQEIPHTPYYGTVDATPLWLMLYGEYYIWTHDHETLEQLWPNAIAAMDWIDSHLQATGYLSYYRKSKRGLTNQGWKDSGDCIVDRKGDLAHGSIALCEVQAYVYSAKIRLAEIARMKKRLDLADRWQEEARNLKLRFNRDFWIEDQDFCALALDGDGKQVDSVTSNPGHCLQLGIFTPEKAYSVAERLRAPDMFNGWGIRTLSSLSPAYNPMGYHIGSVWPHDNSLIAMGLRSLGLIDQALELFQGILDMTGTQPYQRPPELFCGYERNGDNAPVQYPVACSPQAWATGSVFQLLQMIVNLVPDAKNNCLRIIDPALPESINQLSFHNLRVGTTILDLEFERSGNTTACRVAKKRGNLRVVIEA
- a CDS encoding DUF2973 domain-containing protein, which codes for MLHLLYILAFTILACIAVANLIRNLVMFSFDRERNYPVRYSAMGNQGYMSAKKSVPHPEFLDSAGNIIKEPLLVMRSINVEDARQQLDAIYEASPGHKSENQEK
- a CDS encoding DUF2605 domain-containing protein; protein product: MQDSNLPGTELLKTVLEPLLQDFDYWFARSRHLLETEQLSFMSRQEQSDLLLRVKQAQAELNTAKMLFTATNQQVGINMTTLMPWHQLVSDCWKVAMRFHQEKEN
- the thrS gene encoding threonine--tRNA ligase; this translates as MVQQPMSPNQNLHQAEQPEKIKLPRTSESENLKKIRHTTSHVMAMAVQKLFPKAQVTIGPWIENGFYYDFDSPEPFTDKDLKAIQKEMAKIINRKLPVTREEVSREEAERRIQAINEPYKLEILADLKEPITIYHLGDQWWDLCAGPHVENTQDLNPKAIDLESVAGAYWRGDETKAQLQRIYGTAWETPEQLAEYKRRKEEALRRDHRKLGKELGLFIFSDLVGPGLPLWTPKGTLLRNILEDFLKQEQLKRGYLPVVTPHIARVDLFKTSGHWQKYKEDMFPLMAEDEAAAALEQGFVMKPMNCPFHIQIYKSELRSYRELPMRLAEFGTVYRYEQSGELGGLTRVRGFTVDDSHLFVTPEQLDAEFLNVVDLILSVFKSLQLKNFKARLSFRDPASDKYIGSDEAWEKAQGAIRRAVEQLGMDHFEGIGEAAFYGPKLDFIFQDALEREWQLGTVQVDYNLPERFDLEYVAEDGSRKRPVMIHRAPFGSLERLIGILIEEYAGDFPLWLAPVQVRLLSVSDAQLDFAKAVVAKMQALGIRAEVDTSGDRLGKLIRNAEKDKIPVMAVVGAKEVETNSLSIRTRASGELGAVSVDEVVQKLKDAIANFDNF
- a CDS encoding XisH family protein — its product is MPAKDIYHDCVKNALIKDGWQITHDPLSLKIGKKDIFIDIAAEKQGTKIAVEIKSFVGISEVEDLKNTLGQYILYEKILQRLESERIIYLAIRDTVFNKIFTEEIGKILLEENTIKLIVFDSQAEAITKWID
- a CDS encoding XisI protein — protein: MDRLNNYRNIIRKILTSYLNISYANADIRNRAAFDSEHDEYLIISEGWQEKEHLHSCLIHIEIMNGKVWIQCDNTEDGIANELVQAGIPKEDIVLGFHEPDVRQYTGFAVA